Proteins encoded together in one Coffea arabica cultivar ET-39 chromosome 2c, Coffea Arabica ET-39 HiFi, whole genome shotgun sequence window:
- the LOC140035083 gene encoding chromatin remodeling protein SHL-like isoform X2, which yields MGKGRSTRRTLDSHTVKSINKAIRAGDCVLMRPSDTNKPSYVARVEKIESDSRGANVRVHVRWYYRPEESIGGRRQFHGSKEVFLSDHHDIQSADTIEGKCTVHSFKSYTKLDAVGNDDFFCRFEYNSSTGAFNPDRVAVFHPTCIDLSIEEAKKLEHFFCENCSSGERKKLNNSHAASRHSEAKVDGKRRRR from the exons ATGGGTAAAGGCCGCTCAACTCGCCGTACTCTAGACTCTCACACCGTTAAATCTATCAACAAAGCCATCCGAG CCGGAGACTGCGTGTTGATGAGGCCGTCGGACACGAACAAGCCGTCGTACGTGGCGAGAGTGGAGAAGATCGAGTCCGACAGCAGAGGCGCCAACGTCAGGGTCCACGTCAGGTGGTATTACCGGCCGGAGGAGTCGATCGGAGGTCGACGGCAGTTCCATGGCTCCAAGGAGGTGTTCCTCTCCGATCACCACGATATCCAGAGCGCTGACACCATAGAGGGCAAGTGTACGGTCCACAGCTTCAAGAGCTACACTAAGCTCGATGCTGTTGGCAACGATGACTTCTTTTGTCGTTTTGAGTATAATTCGTCCACTGGCGCCTTTAATCCCGATAGAGTCGCTGT GTTTCATCCAACTTGTATAGACCTGAGCATAGAAGAAGCCAAAAAACTTGAACACTTCTTCTGTGAAAATTGTTCCTCCGGCGAGCGGAAAAAGCTAAATAATTCTCATGCTGCTTCTAGACATTCAGAGGCAAAG
- the LOC113731239 gene encoding beta-galactosidase 3, whose amino-acid sequence MEATSASSKWFLHCMLLILAAQVAHCSVTYDRKALIIDGQRRILFSGSIHYPRSTPDMWEGLIQKAKDGGLDAIDTYVFWNIHEPSPGNFNFEGRYDLVRFIKLVQKAGLYVHLRIGPYVCAEWNFGGFPVWLKYVPGIRFRTDNEPFKMAMQRFTEKIVRMMKYEKLFQSQGGPIILSQIENEYGIESKAYGAAGRAYMNWAANMAVETNTGVPWVMCKEDDAPDPVINTCNGFYCDYFSPNKPYKPTIWTEAWSGWFEDFGGPVHHRPVEDLAFAVARFIQKGGSFVNYYMYHGGTNFGRAAGGPFITTSYDYDAPIDEYGLIRQPKYEHLKELHKVIKSCEHVLVTADPTLTPLGNYEQAHVFSSSSGCAAFLTNYHLNEAAHVTFNKMHYELPPWSISILPDCKTVAFNTAKVGVRPSTAQMIITNVKMLSWETFSEDISTINDDSSLTYVGLLEQLNVTRDTSDYLWYTTSVEISSSESFLRQGHYPILTVQSAGHELHVFINGHLSGSAFGTSENKIFTFTGGINLHAGVNKISLLSVAVGLPNAGARFETWSIGVVGPVALHGLDEGQKDLSWQKWSYKVGLKGEVMNLVSPNAISSAEWVGGSLAAKKQQPLTWYKAYFDAPEGNDPLALDLSSMGKGQVWINGQSIGRYWTADAKGSCGQCNYSGTYRQWKCQSGCGQPTQRWYHVPRSWLKPTGNLLIVFEEIGGDASRISLVKRLVSGV is encoded by the exons ATGGAAGCCACCTCAGCTTCTTCCAAGTGGTTTTTGCACTGCATGCTCTTGATTTTAGCTGCTCAGGTTGCACACTGCAGTGTTACTTATGATAGGAAGGCTCTTATCATCGATGGACAGAGAAGGATTCTCTTCTCTGGCTCCATACATTACCCGAGGAGCACCCCAGAT ATGTGGGAGGGGCTTATACAGAAGGCTAAAGATGGAGGCTTGGATGCCATAGATACCTACGTGTTCTGGAACATCCATGAACCTTCTCCTGGAAAT TTCAATTTCGAAGGGAGATATGATTTGGTTAGGTTCATAAAGCTGGTCCAGAAAGCAGGGCTATATGTGCATCTGCGAATTGGGCCTTATGTTTGTGCTGAGTGGAATTTTGG GGGCTTCCCTGTGTGGTTGAAGTATGTACCTGGCATCAGGTTCAGAACCGATAACGAGCCTTTCAAG ATGGCAATGCAAAGGTTCACCGAGAAAATTGTTCGAATGATGAAGTATGAAAAGCTGTTTCAATCTCAAGGAGGCCCTATAATTCTTTCCCAG ATTGAGAATGAGTATGGTATAGAAAGCAAGGCATATGGTGCAGCTGGACGTGCATATATGAATTGGGCTGCTAATATGGCTGTTGAGACGAATACTGGGGTGCCATGGGTTATGTGTAAGGAGGATGATGCTCCGGATCCAGTG ATAAACACATGCAATGGTTTCTACTGTGATTATTTTTCTCCTAACAAGCCATACAAGCCCACAATTTGGACGGAGGCCTGGTCAGGCTG GTTCGAAGATTTTGGTGGACCTGTTCATCATCGACCAGTTGAGGATTTGGCCTTTGCAGTTGCCCGGTTTATTCAAAAAGGAGGGTCTTTTGTGAACTATTACATG TATCATGGTGGAACGAACTTTGGAAGAGCAGCCGGCGGCCCCTTCATCACCACCAGCTATGACTATGATGCGCCTATTGATGAATATG GCTTGATTAGGCAGCCAAAATATGAACACTTGAAGGAGCTTCACAAGGTTATCAAGTCATGTGAGCATGTTCTGGTCACTGCTGATCCTACCCTTACTCCCTTAGGAAACTATGAACAG GCACACGTATTTTCTTCCAGCTCTGGCTGTGCTGCTTTTCTCACAAATTACCATTTAAACGAAGCGGCACACGTGACTTTCAATAAGATGCACTATGAATTGCCACCTTGGTCAATAAGCATTCTCCCTGATTGCAAAACAGTTGCATTTAACACGGCAAAG GTAGGGGTTAGACCATCAACGGCACAGATGATTATTACTAACGTGAAAATGCTCTCGTGGGAAACATTCAGCGAGGATATATCCACGATTAATGATGACTCCTCGCTAACATATGTTGGTCTTCTGGAGCAATTAAATGTCACGAGAGACACAAGTGATTATCTATGGTACACAACCAG CGTTGAAATAAGTTCATCTGAATCTTTCCTGCGTCAAGGCCATTATCCCATTCTCACTGTGCAATCAGCAGGCCATGAATTGCATGTGTTCATTAATGGACATTTATCAG GTTCGGCATTTGGGACTTCAGAAAACAAAATATTTACCTTTACAGGAGGCATCAACTTGCATGCTGGAGTTAACAAAATTTCACTACTTAGCGTAGCAGTTGGATTACCG AATGCTGGAGCACGTTTTGAGACATGGAGCATAGGAGTTGTGGGACCTGTAGCTCTGCATGGGTTGGACGAGGGACAGAAGGACTTATCCTGGCAGAAATGGTCATACAAG GTAGGGCTCAAAGGAGAAGTCATGAACCTGGTTTCCCCTAATGCTATTTCATCTGCTGAATGGGTAGGAGGATCTTTGGCTGCAAAGAAGCAGCAACCTCTTACATGGTATAAG GCTTATTTTGATGCACCAGAAGGAAATGATCCTTTGGCATTGGACCTCAGCAGTATGGGAAAAGGACAAGTGTGGATAAATGGGCAGAGCATTGGAAGATATTGGACTGCCGATGCGAAAGGTAGTTGTGGCCAATGCAATTATTCTGGGACGTACAGACAGTGGAAATGCCAATCTGGTTGCGGCCAGCCAACTCAACGATG GTACCACGTTCCCCGGTCTTGGCTGAAGCCAACTGGAAATTTGTTGATAGTTTTCGAGGAAATTGGCGGGGACGCATCCAGAATCTCTCTAGTCAAAAGATTGGTGTCCGGTGTATAG
- the LOC140035083 gene encoding chromatin remodeling protein SHL-like isoform X1: MGKGRSTRRTLDSHTVKSINKAIRAGDCVLMRPSDTNKPSYVARVEKIESDSRGANVRVHVRWYYRPEESIGGRRQFHGSKEVFLSDHHDIQSADTIEGKCTVHSFKSYTKLDAVGNDDFFCRFEYNSSTGAFNPDRVAVYCKCEMPYNPDDLMVQCEDCNDWFHPTCIDLSIEEAKKLEHFFCENCSSGERKKLNNSHAASRHSEAKVDGKRRRR; encoded by the exons ATGGGTAAAGGCCGCTCAACTCGCCGTACTCTAGACTCTCACACCGTTAAATCTATCAACAAAGCCATCCGAG CCGGAGACTGCGTGTTGATGAGGCCGTCGGACACGAACAAGCCGTCGTACGTGGCGAGAGTGGAGAAGATCGAGTCCGACAGCAGAGGCGCCAACGTCAGGGTCCACGTCAGGTGGTATTACCGGCCGGAGGAGTCGATCGGAGGTCGACGGCAGTTCCATGGCTCCAAGGAGGTGTTCCTCTCCGATCACCACGATATCCAGAGCGCTGACACCATAGAGGGCAAGTGTACGGTCCACAGCTTCAAGAGCTACACTAAGCTCGATGCTGTTGGCAACGATGACTTCTTTTGTCGTTTTGAGTATAATTCGTCCACTGGCGCCTTTAATCCCGATAGAGTCGCTGT GTACTGTAAATGTGAGATGCCTTATAATCCTGATGACCTAATGGTTCAGTGCGAAGACTGCAACGACTG GTTTCATCCAACTTGTATAGACCTGAGCATAGAAGAAGCCAAAAAACTTGAACACTTCTTCTGTGAAAATTGTTCCTCCGGCGAGCGGAAAAAGCTAAATAATTCTCATGCTGCTTCTAGACATTCAGAGGCAAAG